GAATTCCGCGTGCTTAGCGGTACTCATAAGGTCCTCCTGAGACGACTGGAGTTTTTTCAAAATTTTCGTGAGTTGGCGGAGAAGGAATGGTCCACTCGAGAGTTTTACCACCCCAAGGATTGTCTCCCGCTTCTTTTCCTGCGATCAAACCGTGAATCACGGCCGCAAGTCCTACTAAGAATCCAGCCGCGATCAACCAAGACCCAACAGTGGAAATTTGGTTTAAGCTGGTGAATTCAGGTAAGTAGTCGTAGTATCTTCTCGGCATTCCCATCGATCCAAGGATGAACTGTGGAAAGAAGGTTACGTTAAATCCGGTGAAAATAAAGATCCAAGAAATTCTTCCTAAAAGATCGGAAGTCATTTTACCGGTAACTTTTGGAAACCAGTAGATGATCGCACCCATAACGGCCATCAAAGTTCCACCCACCATTACATAATGGAAGTGAGCCACTACGAAATACGTATCGTGAAAGTGAACGTCCATACCGGTAGAAGCGAGGAAAACCCCGGTCAAACCGCCGATCGTAAAGAGAAACATAAATCCGATTGCAAACAACATAGGAGCGTCCAGACGAACGGATCCTTTATACATCGTTGAAATCCAGTTGAAGAGTTTGATCGCCGTAGGAACTCCTACGAGCATCGTGATGAAGGAGAATAAAACTCCCGCAAACTCAGACTGACCGGATACGAACATGTGGTGTCCCCAGACCAAGAAAGAAACCGCGGCAATCGCAAGAGAAGAATACGCAATCGCAGTGTATCCAAAAATGATTTTTCTCGAGAAAGTCGCCACGAGTTCAGAGATCACACCCATCGCAGGGAGAATCATAATGTAAACCGCAGGATGAGAATAGAACCAGAAGAAGTGCTGAAACAGAACCGGATCTCCACCGAGGGTTGGATCAAAAATTCCCACACCGAGAGTTCTTTCCGCAACAAGAAGAAGAAGCGTAATCGCCAAAACCGGAGTTGCCAGAACC
This is a stretch of genomic DNA from Leptospira tipperaryensis. It encodes these proteins:
- the ctaD gene encoding cytochrome c oxidase subunit I — translated: MSTATASHTDNYLNHEKGIWSWLTTIDHKRIGIMYFFAIMSFFLLGGIFALLVRIELFTPGQTLGFVTPDIYNRMMTYHGAIMVFMVIVPGIPAIFGNFILPIQLGAKDVAFPRLNLASWYIFMSGAAIAAFSLFTQKVDTGWTFYTPYSISNSVSNGVILLVMGAFVMGFSSILTGLNFIVTTHKLRAPGMTMNRIPLMVWALYATSIIQVLATPVLAITLLLLVAERTLGVGIFDPTLGGDPVLFQHFFWFYSHPAVYIMILPAMGVISELVATFSRKIIFGYTAIAYSSLAIAAVSFLVWGHHMFVSGQSEFAGVLFSFITMLVGVPTAIKLFNWISTMYKGSVRLDAPMLFAIGFMFLFTIGGLTGVFLASTGMDVHFHDTYFVVAHFHYVMVGGTLMAVMGAIIYWFPKVTGKMTSDLLGRISWIFIFTGFNVTFFPQFILGSMGMPRRYYDYLPEFTSLNQISTVGSWLIAAGFLVGLAAVIHGLIAGKEAGDNPWGGKTLEWTIPSPPTHENFEKTPVVSGGPYEYR